The DNA region tttgtaaatataaacatgaccataaaattaattttattctgttttattatGACAACAATGCTTATCACAACACCTgtcaattacaattttattaaaattaaagaaatatttaaaaaaaggaagcTATTTTATGttgtgaattaattaaaataataaatttaaggaattataaataaacgtaaattattagtacatattttcttaaataaatttatgtgatTTGATGTAAACTTTTTTCTATATTCATGTCTCAGAAACGTCTTTTTATAACGTCAAAATaggcgaaatattttattttaaaatagtataaaaaatctCTCAAACTGATTTCACAAAAAGAAATCGACGCTATGGCTGATGATGCCAAAAGATATGCTAGCTCAACTGTCATTGGGGGGTATTCTGATGCAAGACAAGAACAGTATAACCAATACCTCAAGAAACTACACCGAGATTTTATAGAATCTTGGAATGACAAGCCAGAGAAGCAAGCAAAATTGGGAGATTttgaacaacaaaaaatattaggcACTGGTGCATTTGGAGTGGTTTATCTTACTAAACATTTAATTACTGGAAAATATTATGCCATGAAAATGttggaaaaagaaaaaattgtaaagtTAAAGCAAATTGAACACAGTTACTATGAAAAGAAAATTCTATGCGGTCTCAATTTCACGTTTTGTGTTTATATGAAATACTTTTTCAAAGATAATGTATACCTTTATTTTGTTCTCCCGTACATAGCTGGAGGAGAAATGTTTACGCACTTGCGTAAACTCGGAAAGTTTGAAGAAACGTCCTCAAAATTTTATGGCGCTCAAGTGATCCTGGCGCTCGAATATTTGCATGCCTGTGAACTGGTTTATCGAGATTTAAAGccggaaaatattttaatcgaacGAAGTGGGTACATAAAAATAACTGATTTCGGTTTTTGTAAATTGATCCGTGGCAGAACCTGGACACTTTGTGGAACTCCAGAATACTTAGCCCcagaaattatattaagtaaggGTTACGGCATGTCAGTTGATTGGTGGTCTCTTGGAATTCTTTTGTTTGAAATGAGCGCTGGTCATCCACCATTTTATGCATCCGATCCTATgagaatttatgaaaaaattgtTGCCGGGAAATACAGGTGTCCAAATCACTTTTCATTGGATTTAAAGGATTTGATATCGCGTATACTCCAGATTGATATTACAAGACGTTTAGGGAATCTTAAGAGCGGTGCATTAGATTTTAAAAAC from Nymphalis io chromosome 4, ilAglIoxx1.1, whole genome shotgun sequence includes:
- the LOC126768174 gene encoding cAMP-dependent protein kinase catalytic subunit alpha-like, whose amino-acid sequence is MKMLEKEKIVKLKQIEHSYYEKKILCGLNFTFCVYMKYFFKDNVYLYFVLPYIAGGEMFTHLRKLGKFEETSSKFYGAQVILALEYLHACELVYRDLKPENILIERSGYIKITDFGFCKLIRGRTWTLCGTPEYLAPEIILSKGYGMSVDWWSLGILLFEMSAGHPPFYASDPMRIYEKIVAGKYRCPNHFSLDLKDLISRILQIDITRRLGNLKSGALDFKNHKWFREIDWDGLLNSRFPAPFIPKIRSPGDSSYFESYDEEKIKESPICLYEEEFADF